CCAGGCGTTCCTTCCACGCGGTCACCCCTTTGTCGGGAGGTGTGCAATGAAGGTGAATGTCACGGTCTACGGTCAGGCCCCCGATGTCTGGCAGAGCCTCCTGGGCACCCTCAATGCCCACGAGTACAAGATCGAGTCCCAGTCCCCTTACACCACCCTCACTGCTTCTCGCGGGAACAAGACCTTGATCCAGTTCCTTGTAACCACCAAGGGCGGCTATCGCGACCTGGTGGTGAGCCTCACCCCCAAGGGCGGCAACGCCATCGCGGTGCAGTTCAACTTTCGCTTTCCCACTGTGACCACGGTCTACGAAGGGACCATGAAGGACTGCCGGGAAATGGTCGCCCAGTTCGCCGCAGCCGCAGCCCAGCCCGGTGCCGCGCCCGCTCCGCCAACGCCAGGCGTCCAGGCCGCTTCCTCGCCTCCACCAGCCGCAGCCGCCGCAACCGGCTACGCGCCTCCGCCTGCCCCCGGCCGGGTGGATGTCTCCGGAGCTACTTGCAAGGCTTGCGGTGCTGTGGTCGGCCCTGGCGCCCGCTTCTGTCATGGCTGTGGCGCGTCGCTGGCCGCTGCCGCCACCTGCCCCAAGTGCGGAGCCCCTCTCATCCCCGGCGGCAGCTTTTGCGAAAAGTGCGGGGCGCGCGTCACACCCTGAGAGGTTGCCGGCGCTTCACCGCTTCAACTGAGCAGCACTCGGCCCTGTGCTCCTACCCTTGCTTTAGAGTTGGGCCAAAGGCCTTCCAGATGAGCAGCGTGGCCGTGCCAAAGGCCGCGCCCAGCAGACCCAAGATCAGCGCCAGGAGCCACCACGCCGACTGACTTCCCTGGCCGGACAGTGCACCCTGAACCGCGCTGAATCCAGCGAACCCCAGCGCCAGCGCGCCAATGATTCCGAACAGCCAGGTGAGCGTGCGCGTCAGCCCCGCGCCAGATGCTTCAACCTCCGCCTGCACCTTCTTGCGCATCGAAACCAGGTCTCAGCAGGAGCTCGAGCTCGGTCCGGTCGTCTTCGTCCGCGACGTCGTCCACCGAGGCGTATTCTCTGCCGTTGATGGCGACCGAGACCACCTCGCCATCTTCATAGTTGATGCTGTAGCGTTTGCCAGCCATCTCCCCTCCCTCGCGTCGCCGTGCCTGACGCTGCGCTTCAGTGAGCGCCCTATCGCGCCAGGATCAGCGGCAGGTGCAGTTCGAACCGGGGCACGCTGGTTTCCGTCGCCGTGACGGTTGCGCTGGGGGTCGCCGTCTGAGTGCAAGTAGGCGTGCTGGTGGGGGTGGCGGTAGCGGTTGGCGGACAGGTACAAGTCGCGCTGGGCGTCGGCGTTTCCGTCGCCGCTAGTGTCACGGTGGCAGGCGGCGTATGAGTCGGGGTGGCCGTGAGCGTGGCCGTTGGCGTGGCGGTCGCCGTCTCTGTCTCGGTAGGAGTGCTGGTGACCGTCGGAGTGCAAGTATCCGTTGGTGTCCGGGTCACCGTCGGCGTGCAGGTGCGCGTGGGCATAAACACATCGTAAAAGCGCAGCCCCTCCCAGACGCACTGAGCGGGATGGGAAAAGCGCAGCCAATCGTAGGTGGCAACACGCGCCCCGTTCGGCACCCAGGCAAATACCGACACATAGCCCGGCGGATTTAGTTCCAGCACATGGTAGTAGCTGTACTGCAGCGTTGTGTGTACCGTGAA
The window above is part of the Chloroflexi bacterium ADurb.Bin180 genome. Proteins encoded here:
- a CDS encoding Double zinc ribbon, translated to MKVNVTVYGQAPDVWQSLLGTLNAHEYKIESQSPYTTLTASRGNKTLIQFLVTTKGGYRDLVVSLTPKGGNAIAVQFNFRFPTVTTVYEGTMKDCREMVAQFAAAAAQPGAAPAPPTPGVQAASSPPPAAAAATGYAPPPAPGRVDVSGATCKACGAVVGPGARFCHGCGASLAAAATCPKCGAPLIPGGSFCEKCGARVTP